The proteins below come from a single Lodderomyces elongisporus chromosome 3, complete sequence genomic window:
- the FUN30 gene encoding DNA-dependent ATPase fun30: MSWFRKGETKPVSTSGLQENKVQVPASSPIRIDTSTRDDSPIRQPSLAAGLPSLSSSASTAAASTSASASASLSNDAKERELEKKRQRIRSHPDFPLIQKRFDYLNEKELFKGFVKGGGRVREVTKWLEENYSREEYLRKQKEELERKYKEENKLRQQQREERLRLEYEALLKRKESKVETDQKRDDNKDKLGKLGKLGVQEKEKDRGVEKEKYEKKEKHEEVEKEKDDDDDDDDDDDDAISIAPTRKTAPAFIADEDESPVKGKARVKTSTIEPSPVKENNSSTKVEIKSKQSILNKYRNPTLRNQPTLEQFGRLASLSNINSSSPLSNNNNNIKRRKLVRGSLLDGTLSSESESSSPVPAPSALSAKFSFHDDSIPNRSSTASPIVPAAPLDELEESERRIAENRRRAKLQKQQYNNNNNNNNNINNYSQARYGHPKHSHGSKSNVISISDEEEMVLDDDDLSDSMSEEELVMGAEDGITSIDGQIVEFLNNASIEDIVDISNVEPDVAERVISARPFNTINDIADNNFADANAPVSNRRKTVGLRMIEQTEVSLKGYKAVDSLIKKCAQYGEIVSSQMKAWGVTQTGQEGELDVVDLDPTDDGEAKTTIDVPADKKEEEEDDDDDDDVVEVKKGSSGLRYLKHKPALLSDDITLNNYQQVGLNWINMLYRNKISCILADEMGLGKTCQVISFMAHLKETGAKHPHLVVVPASTLENWIREFNKFCPSIQVQAYFGTQKEREELRYELQDAEFDVLVTTYNLACGSPQDAKFLKNQNFNVIVYDEGHLLKNSQSERYVKLMKLKGKFRLLLTGTPLQNNLKELVSLLAFILPDVFNQNKEDYVAIFRQKATKVTATNEKEETKKNYNPLLSVQAIKNAKTMMTPFVLRRRKDQVLQNLPAKCHEVCHCQMTNDQAKLYNKFLEDGRRTRQERLRRKSLSPAELAKLNKNDPVPTSSNVLMQLRKAALHPLLFRSIYDDAKLRQMAKAIMNEPAYAEANQQYIYEDMCVMSDAELNRLCVQFPHTLKKWQLPEDAFLDSGKIKTLESILKSIIVERREKVLIFSLFTQMLDILEQVLSVFKYKFVRLDGGTRVEERQETIDLFYQDDSIPVFLLSTKAGGFGINLVAANNVISYDQSFNPHDDKQAEDRAHRVGQKKEVTVYKLVSDKTIEINMMMLAQNKLQLDASMSDETSETKIEENSASILEKIIYDDKKN, translated from the coding sequence ATGAGCTGGTTcagaaaaggagaaacaaaaccTGTATCGACATCGGGTTTACAAGAGAACAAGGTACAGGTGCCAGCTTCTTCGCCAATTCGCATAGACACTTCCACGAGAGATGACTCTCCTATACGGCAGCCAAGCTTAGCAGCGGGATTgccatcattatcatcatcagcatcGACGGCAGCAGCATCGacatcagcatcagcatcagcatcattATCAAATGATGCAAAAGAACGCGAgcttgaaaagaaaagacaacGAATACGGTCGCATCCAGACTTTCCCTTGATACAAAAGAGATTTGATTACCTCAACGAAAAAGAACTTTTCAAAGGCTTTGTCAAAGGTGGAGGCAGGGTGAGAGAAGTTACAAAATGGTTGGAGGAAAATTATAGTCGTGAGGAATACCTCcgaaaacagaaagaagagtTGGAACGAAAGTACAAGgaggaaaacaaattgcGCCAGCAACAACGAGAAGAAAGACTCAGGTTGGAGTATGAAGCACTTTTAAAGCGCAAGGAATCCAAAGTGGAAACTGATCAGAAGAGGGACGATAATAAGGATAAATTGGGTAAATTGGGTAAATTGGGCGtgcaagagaaagagaaagaccGGGGGgtagaaaaggaaaagtacgaaaaaaaggaaaaacacgAGGAAgtggagaaagaaaaggatgatgatgatgatgatgatgatgatgatgatgatgccaTATCCATTGCACCAACTAGAAAAACGGCACCAGCATTTATTGCCGATGAGGACGAATCACCAGTCAAGGGAAAAGCAAGGGTGAAAACATCTACAATTGAACCATCACCAGTAAAGGAGAATAATTCGTCTACCAAAGTCGAGATCAAGTCGAAACAATCTATTTTGAACAAGTATAGAAATCCAACATTGAGGAACCAACCTACTTTGGAGCAATTTGGAAGACTCGCATCACTATCAAACATCAATTCCTCTTCCCCCCTCtctaacaacaacaacaacatcaagagaagaaaactAGTTAGAGGATCGTTGCTTGATGGCACACTTTCTTCTGAATCTGAATCTTCGTCCCCGGTGCCTGCACCACTGGCATTGAGTGCAAAGTTTAGCTTTCACGATGACTCAATTCCCAATCGCAGTAGTACAGCTTCTCCTATTGTTCCTGCAGCACCGTTAGACGAATTAGAAGAGCTGGAAAGGAGGATTGCAGaaaacagaagaagagccaaattgcaaaaacaacaatataataacaacaataacaacaataacaacattAATAATTACAGCCAGGCACGCTATGGCCATCCTAAACATTCACACGGCAGCAAATCGAATGTCATTTCCATCAGTGATGAGGAAGAAATGGTTcttgatgacgatgatttAAGTGATTCGATGTCGGAGGAAGAGTTGGTGATGGGTGCTGAAGATGGAATCACCAGTATAGATGGTCAAATTGTCGAGTTTCTTAACAATGCATCGATTGAGGATATTGTAGATATCTCAAACGTCGAACCTGATGTGGCAGAAAGAGTCATTAGTGCTCGTCCATTCAACACGATCAATGATATTGCAGACAACAATTTTGCGGATGCCAATGCACCAGTACTGAACAGACGCAAGACTGTTGGATTGAGGATGATTGAACAAACTGAGGTGAGTTTGAAAGGATACAAGGCTGTTGATTCCTTGATCAAAAAATGTGCACAATATGGTGAAATTGTTTCTTCACAGATGAAGGCATGGGGAGTCACACAGACTGGACAAGAAGGGGAGTTGGATGTTGTGGACTTGGATCCTACAGACGATGGCGAAGCTAAGACTACTATCGATGTGCCAGcagataaaaaagaagaagaagaagatgatgatgatgatgatgatgtggTAGAGGTGAAGAAAGGTAGCTCTGGTTTAAGATATCTCAAACACAAACCTGCGCTTTTGAGCGATGATATCACATTAAACAACTACCAGCAAGTGGGACTTAATTGGATCAATATGTTGTACAGGAACAAGATCTCGTGTATCTTGGCCGATGAGATGGGTCTTGGTAAAACATGTCAGGTTATTTCATTTATGGCGCATTTGAAAGAAACAGGAGCAAAACATCCGCATTTAGTTGTTGTACCAGCATCAACGCTTGAGAACTGGATCCGTGAATTTAACAAATTTTGCCCTAGTATACAGGTGCAGGCATATTTTGGAACgcaaaaagagagagaggagcTTAGGTACGAGTTGCAAGATGCCGAGTTTGACGTTTTGGTTACCACATATAACTTGGCCTGTGGCTCTCCGCAAGATGCAAAGTTTTTAAAGAATCAAAACTTCAATGTGATTGTGTACGACGAAGGTCATTTGTTGAAGAACTCGCAATCTGAAAGGTATGTTAAGCTCATGAAGCTCAAGGGAAAATTTAGGCTACTTTTGACAGGTACACCtttgcaaaacaatttaaaagAATTGGTCTCGCTACTTGCGTTTATTTTGCCAGATGTATTTaatcaaaataaagaagattaTGTTGCAATTTTTAGGCAAAAGGCAACAAAGGTCACTGCAACGAATGAGAAGGAggagacaaagaaaaactaTAATCCTCTTCTTTCCGTTCAAGCAATAAAGAATGCGAAAACCATGATGACACCATTTGTTCTTCGAAGACGCAAGGACCAAGTGCTTCAGAATTTACCCGCCAAATGTCATGAAGTCTGCCACTGTCAAATGACTAATGATCAGGCCAAGCTATACAACAAGTTCCTTGAAGACGGTCGCAGGACTAGGCAAGAGAGGTTAAGACGTAAGAGTTTGAGCCCAGCAGAGTTGGCCAAGTTGAATAAAAATGATCCAGTTCCAACATCTTCAAATGTTTTGATGCAGTTACGTAAGGCTGCATTGCATCCACTTTTGTTTAGGTCGATATATGATGATGCAAAGTTGCGTCAAATGGCCAAGGCGATTATGAATGAACCTGCATATGCCGAAGCCAATCAGCAGTATATTTATGAGGACATGTGCGTCATGTCGGATGCTGAGTTGAATCGATTGTGTGTGCAGTTTCCACATACACTAAAAAAGTGGCAGCTTCCTGAAGATGCATTTTTGGATAGTGGGAAAATCAAGACTTTGGAATCGATTCTCAAATCCATTATAGTTGAAAGAAGGGAAAAAgtgttgattttttctttgtttacCCAAATGTTGGATATATTAGAGCAAGTTTTGTCTGTATTCAAGTACAAATTTGTTCGGTTAGATGGTGGAACTAGAGTTGAAGAGCGTCAAGAGACTattgatttattttatcAGGATGATTCGATTCCAGTTTTCTTGCTTTCAACCAAAGCTGGTGGTTTTGGTATCAATTTAGTTGCAGCCAACAATGTCATCAGCTACGACCAATCGTTTAACCCACACGATGATAAACAAGCCGAAGATAGAGCACACCGAGTcggacaaaagaaagaggtcACGGTCTACAAACTTGTGAGTGACAAGACCATAGAGATCAATATGATGATGCTCGCACAAAATAAGCTTCAATTGGACGCAAGTATGTCGGACGAGACTTCGGAAACaaagattgaagaaaacTCTGCATctattttggaaaagattATTTATGACGACAAAAAGAACTGA
- a CDS encoding uncharacterized protein (BUSCO:EOG092651K1): MSKTSQPRQQQQQQQQQQGPPFPNNYISRQVSSADSKPCMICFKPSSTVLVSENQHDFFYVCPSHLLDDQFATPIKPESYNLLHQEVKQINQSVAKLRKDMETEKPYLWGMSNYWKSNNNGDNPSTNDNDNDKEKSKSQEQNNDKDGKSKYETLKARLADQLQNLKEKEEEIKSFKFKKYQLEQTIYKNRLMLHQRRKHEKEKSEKLQQEGFFPQAPTHQLTN, from the coding sequence ATGAGCAAAACATCCCAGCCAcggcaacagcagcagcagcagcagcagcagcagggTCCGCCATTTCCAAACAATTACATCCTGCGACAAGTCTCGCTGGCCGACTCTAAACCATGCATGATCTGCTTCAAGCCATCTTCAACCGTTCTAGTATCAGAAAACCAGCATGATTTCTTTTACGTTTGCCCCTCGCATTTGTTAGATGACCAGTTTGCTACCCCCATAAAACCAGAATCATACAACTTGTTACACCAAGAAgttaaacaaataaatcagAGCGTGGCAAAGTTGCGCAAAGATATGGAAACAGAAAAACCATACCTCTGGGGCATGAGCAACTACTGGAAACTGAACAATAATGGAGATAACCCGTCAACAAAtgacaacgacaacgacaaagaaaaaagcaagAGTCAGGAGCAGAATAACGACAAGGACGGTAAAAGCAAGTATGAAACCCTTAAGGCACGACTAGCAGACCAATTACAAAACCTcaaggagaaagaagaagaaatcaaactgttcaaattcaaaaaatacCAATTAGAACAAACTATATACAAGAACCGATTGATGCTTCACCAAAGGAGAAAGCacgagaaagaaaagagtgaAAAATTACAACAAGAAGGCTTCTTTCCACAAGCACCAACCCACCAACTCACAAACTAA